The genomic interval CGACCGGGAACCACCCCGTCAGCAGCGCGAGCCGCAGCAGTAGGAACGCAAGAAAGAAATTCGGCAGCGACATGCCGAGGAACGCGAGCAGCGACAGGAAGCGGTCGGAGAAGCGCCCGCGTCGCACCGCGACGATGACCCCGAGCGGGATCGCGACCACCCAGGTGACGATCAACGCCGACACCGACAGGATCAGCGTGTTGCCCACGCGCTCGCCGATCAGCGTCAGCACGCCCACGCGGTGCGCGACCGACAGACCGAAGTCGCCGTGCAGCACCTGCCAGAGCCAGGCGAGGTAGCGCTTCAGCAGCGGCTCGCCGTAGCCGAAGCTGCGCTTCATCTCCTCGATCGCCTCGGGCGAGATCGCGGGGTTGAGCGCCAGCGTCGAGAAGAAGTCGCCCGGCGCCAGGTCGACGATGAGGAACGAGAGGAACGTGATCCCGAGCAGCAGGGGCACCATCTGCACCAGCCTGCGCAGGAGGAAGAGCCCCATCGCGCTCTTCCCTAAGGCAGCGCGGCGACGCGCTCAAGGCGCGCTCGCCGCCCGAGCATCGTCTTGAGACGCCCAGGGCCGGACGCTACATCGTGCGGATGGCCAACCTGACCCTCGACGAATTCGAGCGTTGCCTGAACGTCCTCGCCGAGGGCGGCTCGCCCGAGCGCCTGCGCGACCGCCTCGCACGCTTGAACGCGTTCCACAGCCGACGCGGAATGAACTCCGTGCGCGCGATCGCCGAGCGGGTCTACATGCTGAGCTCGGGCCTGCGCCGCGACGTCCCCGCGAACCGCGCCTTCCAGGCGCT from Candidatus Binatia bacterium carries:
- a CDS encoding ABC transporter permease; this encodes MGLFLLRRLVQMVPLLLGITFLSFLIVDLAPGDFFSTLALNPAISPEAIEEMKRSFGYGEPLLKRYLAWLWQVLHGDFGLSVAHRVGVLTLIGERVGNTLILSVSALIVTWVVAIPLGVIVAVRRGRFSDRFLSLLAFLGMSLPNFFLAFLLLRLALLTGWFPVGGTVSFDYEHLDTWGKIVDRLHHLILPTIVLATSGMASLMRLMRGAILDLQRADFVRTARAKGLAERTVLFKHVLRNAMNPFITLAGYELGTLLGGAALVEAVMNLQGLGSLMLEAVLALDLYLVMGSVLMGSLLLLIGNLLADLALALSDPRIDLSGSRTAG